In Candidatus Methylacidiphilales bacterium, the sequence GCACGCGCAGGGACAAAGTCCATTCCGAAGGCTTCTCACACTGGATTTTAATTTTCACCGACCAGGCGCTGGGACGGTGGCGCTCACCTGCAATCGTGGCATTATCAACGGCGCAGCCTCCCTTCGTGATGTCCCAATCCTGTGTCAATGTAATCCTGGATCCGTTCAGGTTATGTTCGAGGCGGCTGGGAATATATTGCGCAATCTGAATGCCAGCTTCGGACTCGTAATAAACCAGCGACGGGTAATAGGAATGCGCCTGGACGAGGGTGCCGTGGCAGCACCAGAAATCGCGCGTGGGATGCCCCCAATGTTTTTTGGAACCGGCGGCCAACGGCAGATAATAAAGCACCATCCCTGTGTTAGAATTCTGCGAAGCCAGTATCCCGTTGTAAAGGTTCCTCTCGATGTAATCGAGATGGGACGAATGGCCCGTCCAGCGGAAGAGATAATCCGCAAGCCGGATCATGTGATAGACAGTGCAATGCTCCTGGTTCTTGTCTCCGAGCCGTGCCGCAAATTCGTTGGGCGGGCACCAGATTTCACCGGAGTTCTGGCCTCCGGTGCAAAACGCGCCGCGGTCGGTCACGGCGCATTTCCAATACGCCTCCGTCATGTCGCGCCAGCGTTTCTCGCCTGTAACTTCATACATGCGCGCGGCGCCGAGGATTTCGGCAATCGTGGTGTTGGCGTGGCGGTTGGTCAAAGCGTCCCTGCCTGCCAGAATCTCGGCATAAAATTTCTCCCTGCTGTAAAGCCGGGCAAGCTCCAGATGCTTCGGATCTTTCGTGATTTCGTAGAGGTTGGCGAGTTCCTCAACCATCCCACCCGTTTCCACATCGAGGATTTGCTCCCTCGTTGCGGCATCCAGGGAACTGAACCAGCGGTACAACCATTCGACAAATTTTTTTGAAAGCTCCAGCGCGGTTTTGTTCCCGGCGTGCACATGGGATTCCCGGAGTCCCAAAAGAGTCTTGTGAATGACATAATGCGGCGCCCAGGGAGGCAATCCCTGCGCGAGCCAGTGCAGGTATTTTTCGGGAAACGAACCGAGCCATCCGTCGCCGTTGCGTTCCTGGCAAAGGGCAAGGCGTTGAATGACGGAATCAAGCTTGAGTTTAACGATGGGATCTCCGGTAATCCGCACAAAACGCGCGGCCGCCATCATCCAGCAGCCCAGAAACTGTCCC encodes:
- a CDS encoding glycoside hydrolase family 127 protein — its product is MQAKQIDSGITLLPGLFQQRSDLARAYVTKLTDDDLLQNFELEAGLRKFFHFHSDASFQRGHWGWESPTSQVRGQFLGCWMMAAARFVRITGDPIVKLKLDSVIQRLALCQERNGDGWLGSFPEKYLHWLAQGLPPWAPHYVIHKTLLGLRESHVHAGNKTALELSKKFVEWLYRWFSSLDAATREQILDVETGGMVEELANLYEITKDPKHLELARLYSREKFYAEILAGRDALTNRHANTTIAEILGAARMYEVTGEKRWRDMTEAYWKCAVTDRGAFCTGGQNSGEIWCPPNEFAARLGDKNQEHCTVYHMIRLADYLFRWTGHSSHLDYIERNLYNGILASQNSNTGMVLYYLPLAAGSKKHWGHPTRDFWCCHGTLVQAHSYYPSLVYYESEAGIQIAQYIPSRLEHNLNGSRITLTQDWDITKGGCAVDNATIAGERHRPSAWSVKIKIQCEKPSEWTLSLRVPGWIASQALLKENGKESPIKPNKQGFFEIRRVWNHAEFTVVFPRQITLSPIPDEPETVAFVEGPVVLAGLTDEERRIRIDPAHPSAFLVPENERQWGEWKDTFRLKGQERGLHFKPLYDIKDEPYTVYFPTEKSSPKSS